CGCGATGAATGCCATAACAATCGTTCCCCATCCTACACTCGGACTTTTAATAAAATATTCTTCAAGATTATTTCCGATTAAATTTAAAGCTAAAACACCCAATCCTACTCCTACAAAGCCTGAAACTACTGTTATCACAACACTTTCCTGAACGATTAAAGCAACAATACTTCTCGGTTTTGCACCAATAGCCTTTCGAACTCCGATTTCTTTAGTTCTTTCTTTCACGATATAAACCATAATGTTACTGATTCCGATAATCCCCGCCAACAATGTTCCCATACCTATAAATCCTACAATTGCCGTAAGAACCGCCATGAAGGTAAACGTATCGTTCATGTTTTGAGCATTATTCCAGACTCTCACACCATTTTCGTCGTTAGGAGAAACATTTTTTCTGGCTTTTAATCTTTCTTTTAATTCGTCACCATATTTTATAGCTTCCTGCGGACTTAATTTATCATTATAAGCGATATAATTTATACTAACCGTATCAGAACCTTTTTTCATTTGCTGCAATGTCGTGATAGGAACTGTAATATGCCTTTCATCCCAGTCACCACCGTCATCGGAAAAAACGCCTACAACTTTAAACATCGTACCGTTTATATTTAATTCTTTTCCAATCGGACTTCCGTTTTTAATTAAATCCCTTTGCACCATTCTTCCAATTACCGCAACATTTTGCTTTCTTTCCAAATCTGTTGGTGTCAGATAACGACCGTCCAGCATTTTCCGATTTTCGATGATTTTCTCTTCAGGTTCTGCTCCGTTAATTTGATAATTCCCACTTTCTTTACCATACTTTACTAATAGGTTTGCGGTATACCTGGGTGTAGAGCTTCCTACTTTTTCTTTATCTACATTTACCAGGAAATCGTAGTCAGAATTATTCATCGTGACAGTCCTGTCAGATTGAAGCCCTTTATAGGCAATGGTTGTTTTTCCTGTAACAATCGAAATCAAATTCTGAGCATCTCTCGCAAAGCCTTGTGTGAAAGCATTCTGAAGCCCTGTCCCAATTCCGAAAAGCACAATAAAAATAAATAACCCTAAAGCCACGGTAAAACCGGAAAGCACCGTTCGCAATACATTACTGCGAATCGAACTGAATATTTCCTGCCAACGATCTAGGTCGAACATTTTTTTATTATTAAAAGATTAAAAAATTGAAATATTAAAGCATCATGATCATGTTTAATATTCAAGCTCTTTCATTATTAAGTTTTCTATAAAACAACTTGCTTTATAAACTCATCACTTTCTATGATCCCGTCACGCAGAATAACATTTCTCTTCGTCTGCGCAGCTACATCAGGTTCGTGCGTTACAACAATGATTGTTTTTCCCTCATTATTAATATCCTGAAGAAGTTTCATAATATCGTGCGTCGTTTTAGAATCTAAAGCTCCAGTGGGTTCATCCGCCAAAACGACTTTTGGATTTGTGATTAAAGCTCTCGCAATAGCAACTCTTTGCTTTTGTCCTCCGGAAAGCTCATTCGGAAGATGATTTGCCCATTGAGCCAAACCTACTTTCTCCAAATATTCCATAGCTTTCTGATTTCTCTCTTTTCTCGATACATTCTGATAGTATAAAGGAAGTGCCACATTATCCAATGCAGTTTTATAGCCGATCAGATTAAAAGACTGAAAAATAAATCCTAAAAACTTACTTCTGTATTCTGCAGCTTTCACTTCAGACAGGTGTTCAATAGGAACACCATCCAGTTCATAAGTTCCCGAATCTTTTTCGTCCAAAATACCAATAATATTAAGAAGAGTAGACTTTCCCGAACCCGAGCTTCCCATGATAGAAACAAATTCTCCTTCATCAATATTCAGATTGATCCCCTTGAGAACGTGCAGTTTACTCTTACCTGTATCGTATGATTTATGTAAATTCTGAATTACTAACATTAAGTGATTTCATTTAGTTTTCTTATAAGTAGAAGATATTTTTATTTTGTTACAAGAATTACAATTAATTAAAATATTTAGTTGTTTAATACTTATATAATTTAAAATCAATATTTTAAATTAAAATGTTTAATTAAAAACATGCTAAATCATTTAATTTTTAAAGCTAAGTATCTCGAAACCAATGATAGAGCAGGTTCCTAACAAATGTGGAAAACTTTTAGCTTTAAAATTCAAACATTTAAGCTTTTCCCCTTTCAAAATAGATTACCGTTTTCTAACTTTGTGCTTCGCAGGTCACAAGAGATGAAGGGAAAATTCAGGTGGATAAGTTTATTAAACAACCATTTGAAAATCAATCCATTATTTATTTCTTGAATGTTATTCACACGGATCGTTTTTTGTAAAATTTTAAAGACATTATTTTAATATGGGAATTTTTGATAAAAGAGTAAGTTATAAACCATTTGAATATCCGGAGGTTCTTCAATTCGTAGAAGCGATCAACAAATCGTTTTGGGTGCATTCGGAAGTAGACTTTACTGCAGATGTTCAGGATTTTCATTCACAACTTGAACCTCATGAAAAACATGCAGTAAAAAATGCATTGCTGGCCATTGCACAGATCGAGGTATCAGTAAAGACATTCTGGGGAAATCTGTACAATCATCTACCAAAGCCTGAACTAAATGGCTTGGGAGCGACTTTTGCAGAATGTGAATTCCGACATTCAGAAGCGTATTCAAGACTTTTGGAAGTTTTAGGGTATAATGAAGAATTTTCAAACGTGGTAGAAATTCCAGCTGTAAAAAAGAGAATTGATTTCTTATCGAATGTTTTGAAACACGCCAATTCTGCAACGCCTAAAGAATATGTGTCTTCTCTTTTATTATTCAGTATTCTGATTGAAAACGTTTCGCTTTTCTCTCAGTTTGCTATTATCCTTTCTTTCACAAGATTTAAAGGATATATGAAAAACGTTTCCAATATCATTGCCTGGACTTCCGTTGACGAGCAGATTCACGCGAATGCAGGAATTTACTTAATCAATAAAATCCGTGAAGAGCAACCTGGTTTATTAACCGATTCAGATATCGAAGACATCTATACTTTGGTTGATCAGTCTGTAGAACTGGAAGGTGAAATCCTTGACTGGATTTTTGAATTGGGCGAGTTAAGCGTTTTTTCAAAAGAAGATCTTCTAAACTTCATGAAATATCGTGTTGACGACAGTTTAAAGAAAATCAACATGAATACAAAATACAACGTTTCTCCGGAACAATACAGACCGATGGTTTGGTTCGAAGAAGAAGTATTCGCTAACTCTATGGATGATTTCTTTGCAAAAAGACCGGTAGATTACACGAAGCACGATAAGAGTATTACTGCAAACGATCTTTTCTAAGATTGAATTGAAAAGCGCGAGCGAAGCGAACGTCAAAGCAGTTAGTATTAGTAATGTCATTCTGAACGAAGTCGAAAAGATCCTTGTTCCTAGAAATGATAAATACCAATCAGCACAAAACACAAAAACATGATCAATGTAATGGTAACCTATACCGTAAAGCCGGAATTCGTTTCAGAAAACAAAGCGAATATTCAGAAGTTTTTGGATGATTTTAAAAAATTAGATCCAGCTGCTTTTGAGTATAAAGTATATCTGAAAGAAGATGGTGTTACATTTTTACATTCTTCAAACTACATCAATGAAGAGGTACAACATGAGGTTTTGAATGTTCCTTCTTTTAAAGAATTTCAAAGATTAAGAGATGAAAGCGGATTGAACGGTTCGCATAAAGTAGAAATTTTACAATCAATATAAAAAGCAACAAAATTCCTGAGCGTATAAAAGCATTCAGGAATTCGAAAATATAAAGACTATGGAAGAACAAAACGCAAATATATGGTGGCTCAATGAAGAGTCTGAGCAAATGCTAAACAGAGGCTATTTGCTGAAAGGTGAAACTGTGGAAGGGGCCATCGACAGAATTACTACTGCTGCTGCAAAAAGATTATATAAGCCTGAACTTCAGCCGGCATTCAAAGAAATGATCACAAAAGGATGGATCAGCTTCTCTTCACCGGTTTGGGCCAATATGGGAACACAGAGAGGTCTTCCTATTTCGTGTTTTAACGTTCACATCCCGGACAGCATTGAAGGAATCACGCATAAAATGGGTGAAGTAATCATGCAGACAAAAATCGGAGGCGGAACTTCAGGATACTTCGGAGAACTTCGTAACAGAGGAACTGCCGTAACAGATAACGGAAAATCTTCAGGAGCGGTTTCTTTCATGAAATTGTTTGATACAGCAATGGACGTTGTTTCTCAGGGAGGTGTAAGAAGAGGCGCTTTTGCAGCTTATCTTGATATTGACCACGGAGATATTGAAGAATTTCTATCCATTAAAGACATCGGAAGCCCAATCCAGAACCTGTTTACAGGAATTTGTGTTCCTGATTACTGGATGCAGGATATGATCGATGGAGACATGGAAAAACGTAAAATCTGGGCAAGAGTGTTGGAAAGCCGTCAACAAAAAGGACTTCCTTACATCTTCTTCACCGATAACGTGAACAGAAATAAACCACAGGTCTATAAAGACTTAGGATTACCTGTAAATGCAAGTAACCTTTGCTCTGAAATCATGCTTCCTTCTTCTATGGAGGAGTCTTTCATCTGCTGTTTATCATCCATGAACTTAGAATTGTATGATGAGTGGAAAGACACAGATGCAGTAAAATTGGCCATCTATTTCCTTGATGCGGTTTTATCAGAATTTATCGACAAAACAGAAGGTAATTATTATCTTCAGGGAGCAAGAAACTTCGCAATGCGTCACAGAGCACTTGGATTGGGAGTTTTAGGATACCATTCTTACCTACAGAAAAATATGATTCCGTTTGAAAGTTTTGAGGCAACTCAGTTCAACGCAAGAGCTTTCAGACATATTAAAGAACAGGCTGAACAGGCATCAAGAGAATTGGCGAACATCTACGGAGAGCCGGAATTACTGAAAGGTTACGGATTGAGAAATACCACAACCATGGCGATTGCTCCTACCACTTCAAGTTCTGCGATCTTAGGACAAACTTCTCCGGGAATTGAGCCGTTTGCTTCCAACTATTATAAAGCGGGGCTTGCTAAAGGAAACTTTATGCGTAAGAATAAGTATTTAGCAAGATTACTGGAAGAGAAAGGTCTTGACAACGAAGAAACATGGAGAACCATCATGTTGAATCACGGATCTGTTCAGCATTTGAAAGAATTGACCGACGAAGAAAAAGCTGTATTTAAAACCTTTAAAGAAATCTCTCCAATGGAGATCATTTCTCAGGCTGCACAGAGACAGCAATATATTGACCAGGCTCAATCATTGAACTTACAGATTCCTTCCACCATGCCTGTAAAAGATGTAAACTACCTTTACATCGAAGCATGGAAAAAAGGAGTGAAAACATTATACTATCAAAGAAGTTCTTCAGTTTCTAAAGAACTGATGGTAAACTTTGTTACCTGCTCAGCTTGTGAAGCATAGCAAATAATAAACAATTGAAAAACTAGGGAACCGCAGAATATTCTGCGGTTTTTATTTTCACAAAAAGTAAAATAAACTTTACATTTTGTAAAATATTTATTACATTTGGATAACCAAAAATAGATTATGAAAAATACATTAAAACTTTTCCCGAACCGTTTCAAAAAAATAGGATGGTTTATTTTTATTCCTTCTTTAATTATGGGAATATTAACGCTGACAAATCTTTTCGCTTTTCCTGAAATTTCTTTACCTGTTTTTTACAATTCAGGATTTCCCCTAAGCAATGAAAAGTCCGGATTCTTTACAAAAGCGGAGATCGATCTCTTTCCGAATATTTTTGGAATACTCATCATTATAGGAGGAATATTAATCGGATTCTCAAAAGAAAAAATTGAAGATGAGTATATTTCAGGTTTAAGGTTAAAATCTGTATTCTGGAGCTTAGCAGTGACCTACTCTCTTATTTTACTCTTATTTCTGACCGTATTCGGGATCGCATTTTTTACCGTAATGATTCTTATTATATTTTTACCACTGATTCTGTATGTTTTCAGATTTAATTATGTATTGCTTAAACAATGAAAAATACGATTAAAATAGAAAGAGCGGTAAAAAATATTACTCAGGAAGACCTTGCAAAAATAATAGGTGTCTCAAGGCAGACCATCAATGCAATGGAAGCAGGAAAATATATTCCTTCTACAGTTTTAGCCTTAAAAATTGCAAGATATTTCGAAAAAAATGTGGAAAATATCTTTTTACTTGAAGATAATGATTGATTATTATTTCATCTCATCCGAAAAATAAACCATAGAAATTCTATGGTTTTTTGTTTATGATTATCTTTTAACAAACATTTTTTACAGAAAAAAAGAACTAATTCACAAATATTAGAATGAATAAATAACACTATTACCCCCTTAAATTCTTAAATTAGCTATAAACTAAAATGTAATTCTTATGAAATTCGGACAAGTAGAAGACCCCTCAAAAATAGATTTCACTTTACCAAAAGATCACCCCAGAACGAAAGACATTTTGAAGCAAAATAAAAAAGGGCTTGAAAACATCTCAATCGGTTGTGCTAAATGGAACAAAACCGATCTTAAAGGATTTTATCCCAAGGGAACTAAAGACGAGCTTTCTTACTATTCTACGCAATTCAATTCTATTGAGCTGAATGCTACTTTCTACGGAATGCCCACTCCGGAACAGGTAGAAACCTGGAAAGAAAAAACACCGGCAGATTTTAAGTTTTTCCCTAAAATCACCAATACAGTTTCTCACTTTAGAAGATTATTAAATGTTGATGATGTGGTGACACAATTTGCTTCAGCTGTACTGAATTTTGATGAAAAATTGGGAATGGTTTTTCTACAGCTTCATGACAATTTTAAACCAAAAGATTATGAAAGACTGGAAAAATTCGTGAATAACTGGCCACAAGAAGTTCCGTTAGCCATAGAATTAAGAAATACAGACTGGTTCAGTGATGAGGAAATTCTGAATAAGACCTGTGACCTTTTTGAGAAAAATAACATAACCAATATCATTGTAGACACAGCCGGAAGAAGAGATATGCTTCACATGAGACTTACTACTCCTAATGCTTTTATCAGATATGTGGGCGCAAATGCAGAGAGCGATTATGAAAGATTGGACGACTGGTTGAAACACCTTACAGAATGGAAAAAAGAAGGACTCCAAAATCTTTATTTCTTCGTCCATCAAAATATTGAAAAAGCCTCTCCTCTTTTATCAGCTTATTTTATCAAAAAAATGAATGAAGAATGGAAAACCGAGCTTAAAGTACCTCAAATGGCTACCGAAAGCATGCAAACTTTATTTTAATAGCCAACGAAAAATTTATTAAAACAACATTATCAATAAAAAATATCTAAAAATACCCTCCTAAAAACACAAAAAAACACATCGAAAAGCACAAAAAATCAATACTTTAAAATATTTTTTAATATTTTATAAAATTCACTATATTGTGACAGATTAAATCACACTATGGTAGAGTAATTAATAAAACTAAAATAATGGAAAAAGAAATTTGTACCATCACCCTCACAGGCGACCAGGCGGAACAGTATACATTCTACAATGACAATACAATAAAAAAAGTAGAAAATAATGATACTAGTCCATTAATTGAATGGGTTACCCCCAATCAGATCAACAAACATAATAAAGACAGAATCATCAGAAGCTGTCCGGAAGATGTGAAAGAAATCGTAATGCAAATATTAGATTATCCTTAACAGGATAATCTAATTTATTTTTTTCTTACGAATAAAGAAAGATTTAAAAACAGAAGCAGGAGATTTAGTGTGATGAGAACTCCAAGTTTGGTGTTCTCCTGATTATAGGCCTCTATTTCTTTTTTGGCAATGCCTGAAAGCTTTACACTTTGATTGATGTAATTCTGCACCTCGATCATTTGGTCAATATTTTTATTCGGAACCGAATGCTGAGAAAAATAAACGGCATTCTTTTTACCTAAATATCCGATAATCCAATATTCATCAGAATTTTTCATTTTCAGGTATTCAACTCTGTAATATTCGGGGCGAATCTTACCCAAGTGCATCACCTCCAACGCATCATTTTTATTGTTATTAACATTTAAAACATAAAAGTCCAGCGGTTGGGGAAGCTTATTGATCAGCTGTAAAGCAACGGCATTCTGCACAATACCAATTGAACTTTTTTTAATAAACCAATATGTAAAAAGAGAAATGGAAAAAACCAATATTACAGCTCTGAAAATCTTTGCCCACCCAAATTTTACCTTCGATAAAAGAAGCGAGATGATCAAAGTAATCAATATGATAAAAAGAAGATACCCCATATTACAAAGATAGTCAATTAAGAAATCATCTAATCAACATTCCATTCTTTATAAAACTGATCCAGAAAATTCAGCATAAACTCATGTCTTTCCTCTGCTATTTTTTTTCCTTCAGAAGTATTCATCAGGTCTTTCAGCAAAAGAAGCTTTTCGTAGAAATGATTAATCGTTGTGCCATTAGACTTCTTATATTCTTCTTTAGACATATTCAGGCTAGGCTTAATATTCGGATCATACATCGGATTATTTTTAAAACCTCCGAAATTAAACGTTCTGCCTATTCCAATTGCACCGATCGCATCAATTCTGTCAGCATCCTGAACTATTTTAAGCTCAATCGGAAGATTTTTAGGTGCATCTCCCCTGTTTTTAAATGAAATATTTTTGATCACAAATAAAACCTGTTCAATAATATCTTCGGAAGCATTTTCGCTTTCTAAAAACTCACGGGAAATTTTTAAAGCTAACGTTTCATCTCCGTTATGAAACTTAGGATCTGCAATATCATGCAGCAACGCGGAAAGTTCTACCACATCAATATTACACACCTCCTTTTCTGCAATTTTCCTGGAAAGCTTCCACACTCTTTCGATATGAAACCAGTCATGCCCCGCTTCCGCTCCTTCTAATTTTTCTTTTACAAATTTTATCGTGTTTCCAATTAAATTATTCATTTACCAATTCTTCTAAAATAATGTCCCAAAGTTTCCTATTATAGCTTCTAAAAAAATTAATGTGCCCAATTTCTCCTTTTTCCGATTCAGAGATTTTTACGATTCTATAGGTTGGCTTTAGATTCGGATAAGTTTCTTCCAATAAACTTTTTACACCTTTTTCGGTAAGCCATACATCGTCTTCTGCACGGATCACAAATACTTTTTGAGTTAATCTTTTAGAATAGTCCTCTATTTGATCCAACAACCGGTTGGTAGATTTCCTGTTCAAAATTAAGGTTCTCCAGTCATAAGCGCAATTTTTTGGAAGACTTTCTCCCAAGCCAAACCAATTTGCTGGAAAATAGCCAAAAAGCTCCGTAAATAGTGGTTGCGCCACACCAAATCCCAAAAAAGCCTCTACCTTTGTTCGCCATCTTAAATTCCCTACAAAAGCATTCTGAGTTCCTACAAAAACAAATTCATCAAATATCTTAGTATCCCGGTTCATTCCTAAAATCAATGCACCAACAGAATGTCCTAAACAATATTTTTTATAGGTCGGGAAATTCTCCTGTATATAATGGGTAAGTGTTTTAAAATCCTTTGTCCCCCAAGTTCTCATGGAAGCTTTAAAATTCTTCATCTTTAAAGGTTTTGAGAGACCAATTCCTGCATAATCATAGGTAATGACCGTAAACCCATGTTCTGCGAAAAAGTGAGCAAATGAAAAATAGATCTGCTGCTTTACTCCTGTTGCAGAATTAATCAGCAAAACTCTATGATTACTTCTTTTGGGAATAAAAATATGAACTACCAGATCTACATTATCTTCAGTTTTAAGAATAATTTTTTCCATAAAACAATAAAAAGTCCACTTCAAAAATGGACTTTTTATTTTAAAATATTTTATCTGAAAACTTTATTTCAGTATGCGGTAAATAGTTATTTAAATTGATTAACTCACAAGTACTTCTATAAACTCGGTTACAATTTTCACCGGTTCACCATTTTTGTTGTAAGCTATGTAGCTCGCATAAAATCCTTCTCCATAGCCGGTTTCAAAAGCAAAAATAGTCCCCGGATGTTCTTCTGAAGGCTTCAGAAATGCATACTGATCGATCGCACCGTTTTCATCAAAGAAATATTCATGGAAAAACTCTTCATAAATTCCCATGAAGTCTACTCCTTTGCTTTTGTACAATTTTTGTTCGAGCTCATTAAGGCTGTTTTGGGTATCAACATCCATAAAACAGCCCATTCCGCTTTCTACAGGATATCCAAAAACTTCTCCTTCAGCTAAATCTTTCACATTTTGTCCGACTGTTGTCGCCATTTTCCATTCAGCAATCTCTGAACCACTGAAAATAATTTCAGCATAGGCTACACAATTACTTTCTCTTTCTTTATGCAACAAGACAGAAAAGTCCCCTTTTGGAAATTCTGTTGAGAAAGGCTGCATATCATTTGTAATCAGAGGATCACAAGACACAAGCTTTCCGCTCGAAAGGTAGATCTTCCCAACCTCGAAGCTTTCCAGTAACGGACTTTCCACGAAGTTTTTAGAGAATAATTTCTGTATATTTTCTAGGTGTGTCATTTTATTTTTTAGGCTAAGATTAAGGTTTAGGCTAAGCTTGAGACTCAACCTTAACCTAAACCTTTAAATTATAAACTTTTCAGCTTCTCTTCTAAAATCGCAATCTTATCAAGAGCATCTTTTTGCTTTTTGCGCTCAACTTCTACAATTTCCGGTTTTGCGTTGGCAACAAACTTTTCGTTTGAAAGTTTTTTATCAACTGAAATTAAGAATCCTTTTAAATATTTCAATTCTTCTTCCGTCTTGATTTTTTCCTCCTCTAAATCTAAGTTTTCACTTAAAGGAATTGAAATTTCCGTTGCACCAACCAGGAATGTAAAACTAGGTTTATCAGTTTTCGTACCAAAATGAATTTCAGAAACGTTTGCTAATTTTTTAATAATAGATTCATTCGCAAATTCTGATGCGTTTGTATAAATTTCAGCAGCTTCTCTTGGGGAAATTCCTTTTGTTTGACGATAGTTTCTAACTCCGGAAATAATTTCAGATGCTGTTTCGAAGTTTTTAATAATATCTTCACTGAATGCTTCTGCTTTTTTCTGCTGGGCAATAATTAAGGCCTCTTCAATACTTCTTTCAGAAATTGTTTGCCATAATTCTTCTGTTAAGAATGGCATGAAAGGATGCAGTAATTTCATTAATTCCTCAAAGAAGTAGATTGTTTTATTGTAAACCTCTTTAGAAATGCCTTCTCCATAGTTCGGTTTAATAGCTTCCAGATACCAAGCACAGAAATCATCCCAGATCAGTTTATAAATCAAATGTAAGGCATCAGAAATTCTGAACTTTTCAAACTGATCATTAATTTCAACAATCGTTTTATTCAATTTATTTTCAAACCATTCGATTGTCTGAATTTCCGTTGTGTTGGCAGGCTTATCTTCATGATTCCACATATTGATCAAACGGAATGCACTCCAGATCTTTGTCATAAAGTTTCTTCCCTGAAGCATCAGATCTTCATCA
Above is a genomic segment from Chryseobacterium geocarposphaerae containing:
- a CDS encoding ABC transporter permease produces the protein MFDLDRWQEIFSSIRSNVLRTVLSGFTVALGLFIFIVLFGIGTGLQNAFTQGFARDAQNLISIVTGKTTIAYKGLQSDRTVTMNNSDYDFLVNVDKEKVGSSTPRYTANLLVKYGKESGNYQINGAEPEEKIIENRKMLDGRYLTPTDLERKQNVAVIGRMVQRDLIKNGSPIGKELNINGTMFKVVGVFSDDGGDWDERHITVPITTLQQMKKGSDTVSINYIAYNDKLSPQEAIKYGDELKERLKARKNVSPNDENGVRVWNNAQNMNDTFTFMAVLTAIVGFIGMGTLLAGIIGISNIMVYIVKERTKEIGVRKAIGAKPRSIVALIVQESVVITVVSGFVGVGLGVLALNLIGNNLEEYFIKSPSVGWGTIVMAFIALVFSGLIAGFVPAYRASRIKPIEALRTE
- a CDS encoding ABC transporter ATP-binding protein gives rise to the protein MLVIQNLHKSYDTGKSKLHVLKGINLNIDEGEFVSIMGSSGSGKSTLLNIIGILDEKDSGTYELDGVPIEHLSEVKAAEYRSKFLGFIFQSFNLIGYKTALDNVALPLYYQNVSRKERNQKAMEYLEKVGLAQWANHLPNELSGGQKQRVAIARALITNPKVVLADEPTGALDSKTTHDIMKLLQDINNEGKTIIVVTHEPDVAAQTKRNVILRDGIIESDEFIKQVVL
- a CDS encoding ribonucleotide-diphosphate reductase subunit beta, with translation MGIFDKRVSYKPFEYPEVLQFVEAINKSFWVHSEVDFTADVQDFHSQLEPHEKHAVKNALLAIAQIEVSVKTFWGNLYNHLPKPELNGLGATFAECEFRHSEAYSRLLEVLGYNEEFSNVVEIPAVKKRIDFLSNVLKHANSATPKEYVSSLLLFSILIENVSLFSQFAIILSFTRFKGYMKNVSNIIAWTSVDEQIHANAGIYLINKIREEQPGLLTDSDIEDIYTLVDQSVELEGEILDWIFELGELSVFSKEDLLNFMKYRVDDSLKKINMNTKYNVSPEQYRPMVWFEEEVFANSMDDFFAKRPVDYTKHDKSITANDLF
- a CDS encoding ribonucleoside-diphosphate reductase subunit alpha codes for the protein MKTMEEQNANIWWLNEESEQMLNRGYLLKGETVEGAIDRITTAAAKRLYKPELQPAFKEMITKGWISFSSPVWANMGTQRGLPISCFNVHIPDSIEGITHKMGEVIMQTKIGGGTSGYFGELRNRGTAVTDNGKSSGAVSFMKLFDTAMDVVSQGGVRRGAFAAYLDIDHGDIEEFLSIKDIGSPIQNLFTGICVPDYWMQDMIDGDMEKRKIWARVLESRQQKGLPYIFFTDNVNRNKPQVYKDLGLPVNASNLCSEIMLPSSMEESFICCLSSMNLELYDEWKDTDAVKLAIYFLDAVLSEFIDKTEGNYYLQGARNFAMRHRALGLGVLGYHSYLQKNMIPFESFEATQFNARAFRHIKEQAEQASRELANIYGEPELLKGYGLRNTTTMAIAPTTSSSAILGQTSPGIEPFASNYYKAGLAKGNFMRKNKYLARLLEEKGLDNEETWRTIMLNHGSVQHLKELTDEEKAVFKTFKEISPMEIISQAAQRQQYIDQAQSLNLQIPSTMPVKDVNYLYIEAWKKGVKTLYYQRSSSVSKELMVNFVTCSACEA
- a CDS encoding helix-turn-helix transcriptional regulator gives rise to the protein MKNTIKIERAVKNITQEDLAKIIGVSRQTINAMEAGKYIPSTVLALKIARYFEKNVENIFLLEDND
- a CDS encoding DUF72 domain-containing protein is translated as MKFGQVEDPSKIDFTLPKDHPRTKDILKQNKKGLENISIGCAKWNKTDLKGFYPKGTKDELSYYSTQFNSIELNATFYGMPTPEQVETWKEKTPADFKFFPKITNTVSHFRRLLNVDDVVTQFASAVLNFDEKLGMVFLQLHDNFKPKDYERLEKFVNNWPQEVPLAIELRNTDWFSDEEILNKTCDLFEKNNITNIIVDTAGRRDMLHMRLTTPNAFIRYVGANAESDYERLDDWLKHLTEWKKEGLQNLYFFVHQNIEKASPLLSAYFIKKMNEEWKTELKVPQMATESMQTLF
- a CDS encoding HD domain-containing protein; the encoded protein is MNNLIGNTIKFVKEKLEGAEAGHDWFHIERVWKLSRKIAEKEVCNIDVVELSALLHDIADPKFHNGDETLALKISREFLESENASEDIIEQVLFVIKNISFKNRGDAPKNLPIELKIVQDADRIDAIGAIGIGRTFNFGGFKNNPMYDPNIKPSLNMSKEEYKKSNGTTINHFYEKLLLLKDLMNTSEGKKIAEERHEFMLNFLDQFYKEWNVD
- a CDS encoding alpha/beta hydrolase family protein, with protein sequence MEKIILKTEDNVDLVVHIFIPKRSNHRVLLINSATGVKQQIYFSFAHFFAEHGFTVITYDYAGIGLSKPLKMKNFKASMRTWGTKDFKTLTHYIQENFPTYKKYCLGHSVGALILGMNRDTKIFDEFVFVGTQNAFVGNLRWRTKVEAFLGFGVAQPLFTELFGYFPANWFGLGESLPKNCAYDWRTLILNRKSTNRLLDQIEDYSKRLTQKVFVIRAEDDVWLTEKGVKSLLEETYPNLKPTYRIVKISESEKGEIGHINFFRSYNRKLWDIILEELVNE
- a CDS encoding DUF4241 domain-containing protein, encoding MTHLENIQKLFSKNFVESPLLESFEVGKIYLSSGKLVSCDPLITNDMQPFSTEFPKGDFSVLLHKERESNCVAYAEIIFSGSEIAEWKMATTVGQNVKDLAEGEVFGYPVESGMGCFMDVDTQNSLNELEQKLYKSKGVDFMGIYEEFFHEYFFDENGAIDQYAFLKPSEEHPGTIFAFETGYGEGFYASYIAYNKNGEPVKIVTEFIEVLVS